CGGTGATCGTCTTGCAAGTTTAGAGAAAAGCCGTATCTTTATCGCAATTCGGTGCTCACCAGATGAACCCATCGGTTATGGACTATCAGGCACTCAAGAACCTGGTTAAACGGGGAGAGGGTAGCAATTTAGAGTTCAAGCTGAAAACAAATCATCCCGAGAAAATCATTCGGGGCGTGGTAGCCTTCGCTAATACAAATGGCGGTATCATGCTCATCGGCGTCGCTGACGACAAGTCGATTCCGGGATTGAAATATGCCGATGAGGACGAATACCTGCTCGTCCGGGCTATCAACAAATATTGTTTTCCGCGAATTTCCTACACCATCGAGCGTGTACAACTTTACGACGAGCGCGAAGTGCTTGTGATTCGCGTGCCGCGCAGCCCCACACGCCCCCATTACATCATTCCCGACCCTGCCAATCCTGATGATAAAAAGGCCTACGTACGCGTAGGGGATAAGTCGGTGCAGGCCAGCCGCGAAGTGCGCGAGATTTTGAAAGGCGAGCAGGCCGAACGAAACATTCGCTTCAGCTATGGCGAAAAGGAGCGTATGCTGATGCAGCATCTGGGAGAACACAATAGTATTACGGTCGATTTATTTGCCTCTATAGCGGGCATATCGCGTCGGATAGCTTCCCGAACGCTTGTGCTGCTGGTGCTAGCCAATGTGCTGGAGATTCATCCCAGCGATGTTGTGGATCGATACACCACGCGGGTTTTGCAGTAAAATCGAGGAATCGCTTCGGTAGGATTGAAGAAAAGCGTACTTTGTGATGCTTACCCGTTACGTATCACAAAGTCAACAACTATGGCCAAAACAGCCGCTGTTCATAAACCCTTCGTTCCTGCCAGTCAATCACCCGCAGAATTTACGCTCAAGGCCGTTATTACCGGGGCCGTATTTGGCGTATTGTTCGGAGCGGCCACCGTTTATTTATCACTCAAAGCGGGTTTGTCTGTATCCGCTTCCATTCCGATTGCTGTATTGTCCATTTCGCTCGGCCGGAAGTTTCTGAATACAACCATTCTGGAAAACAACATCATTCAGACAACAGGGTCGGCTGGAGAAAGTATTGCCTCGGGGGTGGTGTTTACAATGCCGGGATTTCTGTTCCTGACGAATGGGAGCGGGGCCGACTTTTTTAATTACTGGACCATTCTGACCCTGGCTATTCTGGGCGGATTGATCGGAACGCTTATGATGATTCCACTGCGTCGGTCTCTGATTGTGCAGGAACACGGAACGCTCCCTTATCCTGAAGGAACAGCCTGTGCTTCCGTACTGATTGCAGGTGAAAAAGGGGGTGATTTTGCCAAAACCGCGTATCAGGGATTAGGCGTAGCACTGTTGTATGCGTTTCTGCAAAAGGTACTGCATGTAATTGCCGAAGTCCCCGTTTGGGCTACCAGACAGGCCAACCGCTATTTTCCGTCGGCACAGGTAGCCGGTGAAATCACACCAGAGTATCTAGGCGTAGGCTACATCATCGGCTTTCGGATCTCGGCGGTGCTGGTGGGGGGTGGTATTCTGGCCTGGCTCGGCCTGATTCCGTTACTGGCATCGGTTGTACCTGGTGACACCATTGCCTTACAATTGCAAAAACTGGGTTATCTGGCGAATCTTCAGACCGCAGGTGGCCCCGGTGGGTGGAATCCCACAACGCATAGCTTTAACGATACAGCCGTAGCCATCTACCGGGCGTATATCCGCCAAATTGGTGCCGGTGCGGTTACGGCTGGTGGGTTTATGACTCTGATCAAAACCATTCCGACCATTGTGTCGTCGTTTCGGCAGAGTTTCAGCCGATCGTCGGTTACGGCCATGGAGCAGGAAGAAAACATGAGCGAAAGCAACCGTACCGCCCGTACTGAGCAGGATCTGAACGTTCGGATTGTCGTTATCGGTAGTATCGCCTTGGCGGCCCTTATGGTCATACTCCCGCAAATTCCGGGCGATTCTGTCCTGACTAAATTACTCATTGCCATACTGGTCATTGTTTTCGGTTTTTTCTTCGTTACGGTGGCCAGCCGGATTGTGGGTTTGATTGGGTCAAGTTCGTCGCCTGTGTCGGGCATGACCATTGCCACCATAATGGGTACGTCGCTGGTATTTATCGGCTTTGGGCTTACGGGCAAACTCTATGAGCCAGCCGTACTGGTAGTAGGCAGTATGATTTGCGTAGCGGCTGCCAATGCCGGAGGAACCTCGCAGGATTTGAAAACAGGTTATCTGGTCGGGGCTACGCCAAAATATCAGCAGATGGCGTTGTTTATCGGCGTTATTGTTTCGTCGCTGGTGGTTGGGGCCACGGTCAAAATTCTGGATACGCCTACACCGGATTTAGTGGCGCAGGGGATTACCCATGCGATTGGTTCCGATAAATTTCCTGCTCCACAGGGCACGTTGATGGCTACGCTCATCAAAGGGTTGCTCTCGTTTAATCTGGATTGGCAATTTGTACTGGCCGGGGCTTTTATTGCCTTTGTTTTCGAGCTGGTTGGGGTAAGTGCCTTAGCTTTTGCTGTAGGGCTTTATCTGCCGCTTTCGACCACGCTGCCCATTTTTGCGGGTGGCCTGGTGAAAGCCATCGTCGACTGGAATGCCAAGCGTAAAGGAATCGTAGAAGAAGATGCTGATCTTGGGAAAGGGAATCTGTTTGCTACAGGCTTAGTTGCCGGAGGAGCGCTGGCCGGTGTAGTCGTTGCGCTATTGTCGGTGAACGAATCCGTTTATAACGTCTTGATATCACTAACCGTTGAGCCAGCTTTGGCAGGCGCTTTGGGCGAAGGAGGCTATGAGCTGTTGGGTGCTGTCGCCTTTTTAGGTCTGGCAGCTATCTTGTGGCGTGTCGCTGAGAATAGGCATTCCTAGGTTCGGCAGCGTCTAAAGTATAACGCCGTAGGTATCGTAAGAGGTTAAGTACCAGTAAAGTAAATCGCGGTTTTGCTTTTGGCCTTAACCTCTTTTCATAACCATGTTACCTGCACTCTCTTCCTTCTTCTACCGAATTGCGTCCTGGAAAACGCTTTTGCTGGGATTAGCTCTTTACATCCCGTTCCCGGCCTATATCTTTAAACACCTCGAAGCTGACATGAATGCGTTGGCTGGTAAGTCACTGGGGCCAATCGATTTGCTGATTGGGTATGACCCAGGCCGAGTTATGCAGATGGTGTCTGAGTATGGTCCAGAGGCTCGTGCGTTGTACGCCAGGGGAGAATTGACGGATGATCTGGCCTATCCGCTTATTTATACATTTCTATTGTGCATAATTCTTTCGCTGCTATTTCGAAACCGAAGCTACGCACCATTCCAGTTTGTGAATATTGTTCCGATCTGGATTTGGGCATTCGATCTGCTGGAGAATCTCTGCATCGTGTATTTGCTCAAATGCTATCCTGAAACCTCAACCGCAGTAGCGTCGATCTGTTCGGTATTGACCAATCTGAAATGGGCTGCTTTTGCCGTTGTTTTAGGCCTGATCGTGTATGGATTTGTTCGGTGGGTTATCAGTAGGCGACAGACACAATTGGGATAGAACGGCTTACTTAGCCTGCCCTGCTTTCTTTACTATCTCAATCACTTTATCGACAGGCAATTGTTCAACCCGATGCCCCTGGTCGCCGGTAAGCGTTTGCGCGGCAAATAGTGAATTAGTAATGGCCTCTTCTGTCGCTTCAATAGCGGCTAGAAATAGGGGTGAAGTGTTGTCGTTTCGCAGCAGTTTTAGGTCATCGAACGGGCTGCTGGTGTCATGGGGAATGCGATAGGCGGTCGATACCGCAATTACGTAGTCGCCACTACCGTTGGAGGCAATACCACCCGTTTGGGCGAGCCCCATAAAGGCACGCTTGGCTAGTCGTTTGAGGTTACGGGCATCCAATGGCGCATCGGTCAGGACAACCATCATACAGGAGCCATCAAGGTTTTCTTTGAACGAATATTTTCCTAGGGCTACTCCGACGGGAACGCCCGCAATTTGCAGTACACCACCGAAATTAGTCTGCACTAATGCACCGACGGTATAACCACCCAATGAAGCAGGTAGCTTACGCGACGCTGTGCCTATTCCTCCTTTGAAACCAAAGCAAACGGTGCCGGTGCCTGCCCCTACATTCCCTTCCTCAACTGGCCCCGATTTGGCTTGTTTGAGCGCATCCAGCACATGTTGTTTGGTAACGTGTCGCCCACGAATGTCGTTTAGAAACCCGTCGTTGGTTTCGCCCACTACCGAGTTTACGGAGCGCACCTGTTCGTTGCCCGGTTGTGATAGTGTATAGTCGATCAGTGCGTCGGCGGCTGTAGGAACGCTGAGTGTATTCGTCAGCACGATGGGCGTTTCGAGGGTGCCCAGTTCGTCCACCTGACTGAAACCTGTAAGTTTTCCAAAACCATTGCCGATGTAGATGGCTGCCGGACTTTTCTGCTGAAACTGGTTTCCCTCGTGAGGCAGGATGGCGGTCACACCTGTTCGAACGTTCGGACCTTGTTTAAGTGTAACCTGGCCTACCCGAACACCTGGCACATCGGTGATAGCATTGAGTGGCCCCGTTGGCAATACACCAAACCGGATTCCATAGTCGCGAGGACGTTTGGGCATTTGCGCCATGGCAGCGTTCATAAAAAAGGCGAAGAAAAGAAGTTGGTAAAAACGGGTAGGAGCCAGCATCTGACAACAGACGTTTGTTTTGACCAATTTAGGATAAACCAACAAAAAAAAGCTTGATTCAGTGGCAATCTGTTTTCATCAGCGTGTAGTCGTAGCCTTGGGCAGGGTCTTTCAAAATCCACTTTCCATGTTTTTCAATACGTTCCCCTTCCCGCCAGGTAATGGAATTGCCTGTCAGGGTGAAGACTACTTCATAGATTTGTGTCATCCCTTCGCCCGAACGTTGCCAGTCAGCCGTGATCTGATTGCCGGATTCTGTTCCCTTTAGTGTTCCTGAAGCTCGATCTTTCTCAAAAGGGAGTACGTCTAATCGACCTGTTATAGCTGATCCATTTCTGACTACTTGCAACAGCGTCGAGTCTTTCCCTTCTATCTGCTGAAAGCATAACGTATCGGGTTGCGTAGCTGATTTTGCCGTCGATGAGTCCTCTGCCGAGGCTGATTCGGTATGTTTAGCTTGTTGCTGACAGGCGGTCAGCGAGGCTCCAAGAGCAATCAATGTGATAAGCAGGCGCGTTAAATAGGTGCTTTGTTTCATCAGAAACGAGATAACCTTTTTGTTGAGAGAAGAAATACGTAAAATGGCCAGAAAGGGCTATTCCTGACCATTTTACGTATTGGTTAGTTATGCTTTATCGTTGACCTGACTCGTAGAAAATCAATCGGTTACGTACCTGCCTGAGTTCATGCTGAAGGCTCTCGACACGATCCAGGAGATCATTTACTACGTCCATATTCTCGGCATGAATGGCTAAGTCCTGATGCAGGCGAACAAATTTCTCCAATCGGCCCAGTTGCTCTGGCTGTACATACGTAGCCTGTTCAACGGTGGTTATGTCGATCAGTCCGTTATCGGCCAGTGTCTCCACAAATGTAATTTCAATGTGGTGATAAGTACAGAAGTCAAGAACGGATATCAGATGCTGGGTTTGCATAGGTCAAGGTGTTAAAGGGTTGATAACTGGCGGAACAGCTCTTTCTGCTGATCGGTCAGGTTAGTAGGGAGTTTCACTTGCCAGGTAATGTAGAGATCACCGAAATTGCCGTCTTGCTTATATACGGGAAACCCTTTGCCTTTCAGTCGCACTTTGGTGCCATTTTGCGTTTCGGGCTTCACCGTTAGCTTGACCTTTCCGCCCATTGTATCGACCACGCGCTCTCCGCCCAGCAGAGCCGTGTACAAGTCGATCTCTTCATTAATGTACAGATCATTGCCTTTTCGTTTGTAGCGGGGATCTTCGTCAATGACGAAGGTAATGTACAAATCGCCGTTTGGTCCACCGTTTACACCCGGCGCACCATAACCCGCCAGTTTGATTTTCTGCCCATCCTCAATACCCGCTGGTACCGTGATGCGGATCGCTTTGCCATTCACCGTCATGGTCTGCTTATGAGTAGTATAGGCTTCCTGTAAGTTCAGGTGAAGATCGGCCTGATAATCCTGACCTT
This window of the Spirosoma aerolatum genome carries:
- a CDS encoding AlbA family DNA-binding domain-containing protein, which codes for MNPSVMDYQALKNLVKRGEGSNLEFKLKTNHPEKIIRGVVAFANTNGGIMLIGVADDKSIPGLKYADEDEYLLVRAINKYCFPRISYTIERVQLYDEREVLVIRVPRSPTRPHYIIPDPANPDDKKAYVRVGDKSVQASREVREILKGEQAERNIRFSYGEKERMLMQHLGEHNSITVDLFASIAGISRRIASRTLVLLVLANVLEIHPSDVVDRYTTRVLQ
- a CDS encoding OPT family oligopeptide transporter, encoding MAKTAAVHKPFVPASQSPAEFTLKAVITGAVFGVLFGAATVYLSLKAGLSVSASIPIAVLSISLGRKFLNTTILENNIIQTTGSAGESIASGVVFTMPGFLFLTNGSGADFFNYWTILTLAILGGLIGTLMMIPLRRSLIVQEHGTLPYPEGTACASVLIAGEKGGDFAKTAYQGLGVALLYAFLQKVLHVIAEVPVWATRQANRYFPSAQVAGEITPEYLGVGYIIGFRISAVLVGGGILAWLGLIPLLASVVPGDTIALQLQKLGYLANLQTAGGPGGWNPTTHSFNDTAVAIYRAYIRQIGAGAVTAGGFMTLIKTIPTIVSSFRQSFSRSSVTAMEQEENMSESNRTARTEQDLNVRIVVIGSIALAALMVILPQIPGDSVLTKLLIAILVIVFGFFFVTVASRIVGLIGSSSSPVSGMTIATIMGTSLVFIGFGLTGKLYEPAVLVVGSMICVAAANAGGTSQDLKTGYLVGATPKYQQMALFIGVIVSSLVVGATVKILDTPTPDLVAQGITHAIGSDKFPAPQGTLMATLIKGLLSFNLDWQFVLAGAFIAFVFELVGVSALAFAVGLYLPLSTTLPIFAGGLVKAIVDWNAKRKGIVEEDADLGKGNLFATGLVAGGALAGVVVALLSVNESVYNVLISLTVEPALAGALGEGGYELLGAVAFLGLAAILWRVAENRHS
- a CDS encoding DmpA family aminopeptidase, coding for MNAAMAQMPKRPRDYGIRFGVLPTGPLNAITDVPGVRVGQVTLKQGPNVRTGVTAILPHEGNQFQQKSPAAIYIGNGFGKLTGFSQVDELGTLETPIVLTNTLSVPTAADALIDYTLSQPGNEQVRSVNSVVGETNDGFLNDIRGRHVTKQHVLDALKQAKSGPVEEGNVGAGTGTVCFGFKGGIGTASRKLPASLGGYTVGALVQTNFGGVLQIAGVPVGVALGKYSFKENLDGSCMMVVLTDAPLDARNLKRLAKRAFMGLAQTGGIASNGSGDYVIAVSTAYRIPHDTSSPFDDLKLLRNDNTSPLFLAAIEATEEAITNSLFAAQTLTGDQGHRVEQLPVDKVIEIVKKAGQAK
- a CDS encoding chaperone modulator CbpM, which encodes MQTQHLISVLDFCTYHHIEITFVETLADNGLIDITTVEQATYVQPEQLGRLEKFVRLHQDLAIHAENMDVVNDLLDRVESLQHELRQVRNRLIFYESGQR
- a CDS encoding DnaJ C-terminal domain-containing protein, producing MDFIDYYSVLGVPKTASDDDIKKAYRKLARKHHPDLNPNDAEANKKFQQINEANEVLSDPEKRKKYDQYGKDWQHAEQFEQARQQQQQSRQQYAQSDTGDYDFSDGFGGAGFSDFFSSLFGQEAGARGGRRTQFKGQDYQADLHLNLQEAYTTHKQTMTVNGKAIRITVPAGIEDGQKIKLAGYGAPGVNGGPNGDLYITFVIDEDPRYKRKGNDLYINEEIDLYTALLGGERVVDTMGGKVKLTVKPETQNGTKVRLKGKGFPVYKQDGNFGDLYITWQVKLPTNLTDQQKELFRQLSTL